TCTAACAGTTTCGTGTTCAGCAGTTACTCCTTCGTATTGTACAGGCATGTTATAACCTGCAAAAGGAACCATTTTTGCTCCTAAAGCCTCATGTACATGTGATAAAGCTGTATTTTTCATTATTGTGTATTGTTTGTTTTAAAAAAGTGATGCTAAAGTATTGAAAAATTAGCAAACAATATGAGCGAATCTGTGTAATATTATAAGAGGATATTACCTAAATGTTTGTTAATATTTTCTTGATTTGCCTTAAGAGCAGTAGATTTGAGAAAGATTAAAGAAAAGTAATTGTTGTAATGTTTTAGTATTTGAAACGACAATTCAAGCTAAAAAATAATTAAATGAAATTCAATAGAAAAACAATCTCAAACATTGTATTTGTCGTTATTATTGGTTTGTTACTATATCCACCAACAAAAGTCTATTTTATTAGACTGGTTTCGTTTTCACCTTCAACCATTACTGAAGAACAAAGAGAAGAGCTAGTCGACTATAATTGGAAATTAAAAGGGTTAAATACTACGAATATAGATTTTAATGAAACAAAAGATAAAGTAGTTTTTGTAAACTTTTGGGCAACTTGGTGTCCACCATGTATAGCAGAAATGCCAAGTATTCAAAAGCTATATAATGATTATAAAGATAAAGTTGAGTTTGTATTTGTAAGTAATGAAGATTGGACAACAATTGATGCTTTTTATAAAGACAAAGGCTACGATTTACCAACGTATAACATTTTATCAAAAGTACCAGATCAACTAGTAAGCAATTCAATTCCTGCGACGTTTATAATTGATAAAAACGGAACTATTGTCGTAGATAAAAAAGGACCTGCCGATTGGAATAGTGATAAAATTAGAATTTTGTTAGACGAATTACTGCAATAGAATATTTACCTTTGTAGCATGAGTCAAGAACAGCCAAATAATCCGCTTCACGGAATAAAACTAGCCACCATGTTAGAAGAATTATACTTAGAGTATGGTTGGGAAGAAATGGGAGAGATTTTAAACATAAATGCCTTTAAAAAGAATCCAACCTATAAATCTAGTTTAAAGTTTTTAAGAACAACACCTTGGGCGAGAGCTAAAGTAGAAAAGTTGTACCTACAAATGTTAGGCTATTAACGGTTAGCTTAGTACTAAATTACTCCATTCTTCAGGGTTTTCAAGCATTGGGAAATGCCCTGTATTTTCAAGCCATCGTAATTCATTATTAGGAATTTCTTTGTGTAATTGCTCTCCAATAGCCCTTACAGCAATAGGATCGTGGGTAGCCCAAACTATTTTTGTAGGAATAGGTGTTTGTGTCAATCCGCCAATCCAACGATGCCAAAAAAAGTAACGTTCATTAATATAGTTACTTAATAAATGAATAACATTCCGACCGTTATTATAATTTAACTGGAACCACATTGCGTTTAACTCTTCCTGAGAAACTTTAGAAGAATCAGCATAAATTTTGCGAATATTCCTGTTAAAAACAGTTTGATTCGCCAATTTAGCAACCCATTTTCCTGTAATTTTATTCTTTAATAACTTTTGAATAGTTCTTAGTTTGGCTAATTCAATATGCATGCTACCATTGCACAAAATCAGTTCTTTAATAGAAAAAGGAAGCAGGTTCATATTATTTCTAGCAATAATTTCGGTAGCGATACTCGTACCATAATCATGCGCTAGTATTGTAACTTCATTTAAACCTAGTTTTTTCCATAAAAGTAAGGCTATATCAGCTTGCTCAATTAAGGAATATGAATAGTTTAAAGGTTTATCAGAAAAACCAAACCCTAAATGATCGTGAATAATCACTCTGTATTTTTTTGATAAAAAAGGAAGCGCTTTATAATAATCAAAAGAAGACGTAGGATATCCGTGGAGTATCACAAGAGTTTCATCAGCATTTCCTTCATCAATAACGAAAACTTGTTGATTATTAATGGTGTAAAATTCACCCTTATTTTTCCATTCTAGTGAAGTCATAAATATAGAAGCTTTGGTGTTTACAATGTACTCATTTTTGTGTAGTTTTGATATTAGATGAAGAAAACCACTTTTTACATACTTCCTGTTTTATTTCTGCTAATTATTTCTTGTTCTAAAGCAGTAAAGGAGCAAGCTTTAACTATGAAAGATGTTTTTCCTACACAGAAAAACACAGATTCTACTTTTGTTTTTGATTTAGATACAATTATTAGTTTCAAAAACTATATAGAAAAATGCGAGTATTATGAGGAGATTACTCACAAGAAACAGTATGTAAGAACACAAAATAATGACATACCCTTAAATATTAATTTTTTTATAAAGTGTCATTTGCCAACTTTTTGTATTAAAGAAAAAAATACAATTGTATTGGAAGGCGATTTTAAAGAAGAAAAAACACTTTTTTTTCATGAAGATGAAAAAGTTCTTAGTGTTAAAAATTTTGAAGAGTATTTAAATAAACAGTTGTTAAATTGGGGAAAAGATTATGGATATTCTGATAGTCCAGATAGAAGTATAATACTACTTAGGTATCGAGATTTAACTAAAAAATCTAAAGAAAGAGTATATAAAGCATTGGATACTATATCAGTATCATATTTTAATTTTATTAATAGTTTTCAAAAGAAAAATATAGACTCTTTAAAGAGAGTATATCCTCTTCAAATATTATTGGAAAAAGACTTCAGATTGTTTGATAAGAAGGGTAATTTAATAGAATTTCCACCACCACCTCCACCAGTTCCATTAGAAATAGTAGAATAATGCCATATTTCATCGACGTCATATTACCCATTCCGTTACAAAAAACGTTTACCTATACGGTAACCGAAGCAGAAGCTTCTTTTTTAAAAAAAGGAATGCGTGTAGCGGTTTCTTTCGGAAAAAGTAAGATTTATACTGCCTTGGTGTTTAACATTCACCAAAATGCACCCGAATTATATGAGGCCAAAGACATTCATCAAATTTTAGATGATACGCCTATTATAACGGAACAACAACTAAAACACTGGCAGTGGATTTCGAGCTATTATATGTGTTCATTAGGAGATGTGTACAGGGCAGCTTTACCTTCAGCATTTTTGCTAGAAAGTGAAACCATCATCTATAAAAATGAAAACTTTGAAGAGGAAGCAATACTAACCGATGAGGAGTTTTTAATTTTTGAAGCTTTACAGCATCATTCACAGTTAACCATTCATCAGGTTGCTGATATTTTAGGAAAGAAAACCGTACTTCCTATCATTAACGGATTGATTGAGAAGAACGCAATTTACATTAAAGAAGAAATTTACGAAACGTACAAACCTAAACTGGTTAAGTATGTTCGGTTACATAACAACTATAACTCAAATGAAGGCTTACAAACGCTTCTAGAGGAACTTTCAAGAGCGAAAAAGCAACGAGAAGCTGTGTTAACGTATTTTCAGTTAGCAGCGGCTAAAAAGCCAATAAAAGCAAAAGATTTAGAAGAACAATCGGGAGCTTCTTCAACAGTTTTAAAAGCCTTGGTAGAGAAAGATATTTTTGAGTTTTATCATATTCAAACCGATCGTATCAATTATCAAGGAGAAACGAATCAGATAAAAGAACTGAATGAATTTCAGCAGGAAGCCTTCAATCAAATAAAAACTTCTTTTGAAACACAACAGGTAAGTTTATTACACGGGGTTACAGGCTCTGGTAAAACAGAAATTTATGTAAAACTAATTAAAGAAGTGATTGCTGAAGGAAAACAGGTGTTGTTTTTACTACCAGAAATCGCCTTAACAACCCAAATCATTACCCGTTTACAAAATTATTTTGGAAATTTTATTTCGGTATTCCATTCAAAATATTCGATGAACGAACGGGTAGAGGTGTGGAATAATGTGTTAGAAAATAAACCGAAAGCGCAGGTTATTTTAGGAGCGCGTTCTTCGTTGTTTTTACCATTTTCAAACTTAGGGTTGATTGTGGTAGATGAAGAACACGAAACGTCGTACAAGCAATTTGAGCCGTCACCACGTTACAATGCGCGTGATGCTTCAGTAGTATTAGGTCATTTACACCAAGCAAAAGTATTGTTAGGTTCTGCAACACCATCAATAGAGAGTTATTTTAATGCTGAGCAAAACAAATACGGATTTATAGAATTAACGCGTCGTTTCGGGAACATTCAGTTGCCTAAAATCGAGCTGATAGACATTAAAGAAAAGCATCGAAAAAAGGAAATGAATGGTCATTTTTCGGATCGTTTATTAAAAATGATTACGGAAGCGTTGGAGGAAAAAGAGCAGGTTATTTTATTTCAAAACCGACGTGGATTTTCGCCTGTGGTAGAGTGTACAACTTGTGGTGTTTCTCCTCAATGTCCGAATTGTGATGTGAGTTTAACCTATCATAAATTCCGTAAAGAGTTAAAATGTCATTATTGCCATTACCAACGTGCAATGCCGAATAGCTGTGGAGCTTGTGGAAGTGCTACCTTAGATACCAAAGGTTTTGGAACGGAGCAAATAGAATTGGAACTTAAAGAGCTATTTCCGAACCATACTATTGGACGAATGGACTTGGATACCACCCGAGGAAAATATGGGTATCAAAAGATTATTGGAGCTTTTGAAGCGCAAGAAATTGATATTTTGGTAGGAACGCAAATGCTTTCGAAAGGGTTGGATTTTGAAAATGTATCGTTGGTAGGAATCCTGAATGCGGATTCTATGCTAAACTTCCCTGATTTTAGAGCTCATGAACGTGCCTTTCAGTTGATGGTGCAAGTATCGGGTAGGGCAGGACGTACCAAAAAACAAGGGAATGTAGCCATACAAACCTACAACCCATACCATCAGATTTTGCAGCAGGTATCTACCAATAATTATACAGAAATGTATAAAGAACAATTGCAAGATCGTTGGCAGTTTCATTATCCGCCATACTATCGCTTGATAAAAATAACCTTAAAACACAAAGATTACACGCGTGTTGATAACGGTATCAACTGGTTAGCAAAAGCGTTACAAAATGTGTTTCACGAAAATGTATTAGGCCCCACAGCACCTGCGATTTCTCGTATTCGAAACCAGTATATTAAAAATTTAGTGATCAAAATTCCACCAAAACAATCGTTGGGAAAAACCAAAGAGCAGTTACAAAAAATTAAAAATACCTTTGAAGCTGTAAAAGATTTTAGACCGATCCGTTTTATTATTGATGTGGATGCTTATTAGATGGTTTTTTTAAACCTTTTTATTTAACTAAGAAAACTTTTGATGATTTTCCTGTTTTTCGATTAAATTTATCAATATCATTCAAGTTTTTAAAGTCTCGGTGCAGAATAGTAGATATTTCATTTGATAGTTTTCTAATATCATTACGGTATTGTTTCCCTATTTCTTGAATTTCT
The nucleotide sequence above comes from Tenacibaculum singaporense. Encoded proteins:
- a CDS encoding TlpA family protein disulfide reductase; amino-acid sequence: MKFNRKTISNIVFVVIIGLLLYPPTKVYFIRLVSFSPSTITEEQREELVDYNWKLKGLNTTNIDFNETKDKVVFVNFWATWCPPCIAEMPSIQKLYNDYKDKVEFVFVSNEDWTTIDAFYKDKGYDLPTYNILSKVPDQLVSNSIPATFIIDKNGTIVVDKKGPADWNSDKIRILLDELLQ
- a CDS encoding VF530 family protein, yielding MSQEQPNNPLHGIKLATMLEELYLEYGWEEMGEILNINAFKKNPTYKSSLKFLRTTPWARAKVEKLYLQMLGY
- a CDS encoding alpha/beta fold hydrolase yields the protein MTSLEWKNKGEFYTINNQQVFVIDEGNADETLVILHGYPTSSFDYYKALPFLSKKYRVIIHDHLGFGFSDKPLNYSYSLIEQADIALLLWKKLGLNEVTILAHDYGTSIATEIIARNNMNLLPFSIKELILCNGSMHIELAKLRTIQKLLKNKITGKWVAKLANQTVFNRNIRKIYADSSKVSQEELNAMWFQLNYNNGRNVIHLLSNYINERYFFWHRWIGGLTQTPIPTKIVWATHDPIAVRAIGEQLHKEIPNNELRWLENTGHFPMLENPEEWSNLVLS
- the priA gene encoding replication restart helicase PriA translates to MPYFIDVILPIPLQKTFTYTVTEAEASFLKKGMRVAVSFGKSKIYTALVFNIHQNAPELYEAKDIHQILDDTPIITEQQLKHWQWISSYYMCSLGDVYRAALPSAFLLESETIIYKNENFEEEAILTDEEFLIFEALQHHSQLTIHQVADILGKKTVLPIINGLIEKNAIYIKEEIYETYKPKLVKYVRLHNNYNSNEGLQTLLEELSRAKKQREAVLTYFQLAAAKKPIKAKDLEEQSGASSTVLKALVEKDIFEFYHIQTDRINYQGETNQIKELNEFQQEAFNQIKTSFETQQVSLLHGVTGSGKTEIYVKLIKEVIAEGKQVLFLLPEIALTTQIITRLQNYFGNFISVFHSKYSMNERVEVWNNVLENKPKAQVILGARSSLFLPFSNLGLIVVDEEHETSYKQFEPSPRYNARDASVVLGHLHQAKVLLGSATPSIESYFNAEQNKYGFIELTRRFGNIQLPKIELIDIKEKHRKKEMNGHFSDRLLKMITEALEEKEQVILFQNRRGFSPVVECTTCGVSPQCPNCDVSLTYHKFRKELKCHYCHYQRAMPNSCGACGSATLDTKGFGTEQIELELKELFPNHTIGRMDLDTTRGKYGYQKIIGAFEAQEIDILVGTQMLSKGLDFENVSLVGILNADSMLNFPDFRAHERAFQLMVQVSGRAGRTKKQGNVAIQTYNPYHQILQQVSTNNYTEMYKEQLQDRWQFHYPPYYRLIKITLKHKDYTRVDNGINWLAKALQNVFHENVLGPTAPAISRIRNQYIKNLVIKIPPKQSLGKTKEQLQKIKNTFEAVKDFRPIRFIIDVDAY